In Mercurialis annua linkage group LG6, ddMerAnnu1.2, whole genome shotgun sequence, the following are encoded in one genomic region:
- the LOC126687950 gene encoding inactive cytochrome P450 76AD1-like, translating into MDFLNLLLILLTISSCIFLTSAVLGRKSLPPGPRPIPIIGNLLQLGSNPHCALANLSKTFGPLMALKLGCMTTMVVSSPNIAREVLQKHDQALSSRTVPDSVCVNNYTNVSMVWQPASVHWRILRKVSAIHIFSSQKLDASQDLRRKKVQELLCYVQETCEKNEVIDIGQAVFTTDGSANDRIFSYQPEITNTG; encoded by the coding sequence ATGGATTTTCTCAATCTCCTCTTAATTCTTCTCACCATTAGTTCATGCATCTTCCTCACATCCGCCGTACTTGGCCGGAAGTCTCTTCCGCCAGGTCCCCGCCCTATACCTATCATCGGAAACCTCCTTCAGCTAGGCAGTAACCCCCACTGTGCTCTCGCTAATCTCTCAAAAACCTTCGGACCTCTCATGGCACTTAAGCTCGGCTGTATGACCACAATGGTCGTCTCCTCTCCAAATATAGCCAGAGAAGTACTGCAAAAACACGACCAAGCATTATCTAGCAGAACTGTTCCCGACTCAGTTTGTGTAAATAATTACACCAACGTTTCAATGGTGTGGCAGCCCGCTTCGGTCCATTGGAGAATCCTTAGAAAAGTGAGCGCCATACATATATTCTCGTCGCAAAAGCTTGACGCTAGTCAAGATCTTCGTCGTAAAAAAGTGCAGGAGTTACTATGTTATGTGCAAGAAACCTGCGAAAAAAATGAAGTCATTGATATAGGTCAAGCTGTGTTCACTACTGATGGTTCTGCGAATGATAGGATCTTCTCTTATCAACCTGAGATCACGAACACAGGTTAG
- the LOC126688248 gene encoding uncharacterized protein LOC126688248: MNYLDDIKIVVEELPGVTPSVSALASSTPTASGGSQTMPASRSALNKPPMKKGDSSSRKVPEPSTRLKQASAKRRKLDLDLCPDPRAWIEEHFGSASIHDAEVSGLYSQFLQLSGDMDAWRQVPVDDIFDKFDASLLHVVQGVSFLRQQNDHLTEKYERELASLRQSAQAETQKLKNSLQVAVDKGKILERKVADRDASLLEVQRVRDRLLSEQKENRKDVNAYISGCLTDFCATAVGVVRQDYPDYDIGKFLAIDLRALGQRVMAKTAAKKKLPVDASTEKRVASAPLTPRSTSGATSTSDEGLVFDKPPLSETAALKSADDVEKEVAEELPTADSSILVERPSEVIPEDALGVDDVPEKMLSAGEGDASVTETAPSAEEVV, translated from the exons ATGAACTACCTAGATGACATCAAGATTGTTGTGGAGGAGTTGCCTGGTGTGACACCTTCTGTGTCTGCTCTTGCTTCCTCTACTCCAACTGCGTCTGGGGGCTCTCAGACAATGCCTGCGTCGCGATCTGCGCTGAACAAACCTCCTATGAAGAAAGGGGATTCTTCCTCCAGGAAGGTGCCTGAGCCCTCTACCCGATTGAAACAGGCGTCTGCGAAACGCCGGAAGCTTGACTTGGATTTGTGTCCTGATCCCCGTGCCTGGATTGAAGAGCACTTCGGATCTGCTTCAATTCATGACGCGGAGGTGTCTGGTCTGTACTCCCAGTTTCTTCAGTTGAGTGGAGATATGGATGCGTGGAGGCAGGTGCCTGTTGATgacatttttgataaatttgatgCTTCCTTGCTGCAT GTGGTTCAAGGCGTCTCCTTTCTGCGTCAGCAGAATGATCACCTGACGGAAAAGTATGAACGAGAGCTTGCGTCTCTGCGACAATCTGCGCAGGCGGAAACGCAGAAGCTGAAAAACTCTCTCCAGGTGGCTGTTGACAAAGGCAAAATCCTGGAGCGAAAAGTTGCTGATCGTGACGCTTCTCTGTTGGAGGTGCAACGGGTCCGTGATAGGTTGCTGTCTGAGCAAAAAGAGAATAGAAAAGATGTGAATGCCTACATTTCTGGCTGTTTAACCGACTTCTGTGCTACTGCTGTCGGGGTGGTTCGTCAAGACTATCCTGACTACGACATTGGGAAGTTCTTAGCCATTGACCTCCGTGCCTTGGGTCAGCGTGTCATGGCGAAGACAGCTGCTAAGAAGAAGTTGCCTGTAGATGCTTCTACGGAGAAGAGGGTTGCTTCTGCGCCTCTAACGCCGCGTTCAACGTCTGGGGCCACATCAACTTCTGATGAAGGATTGGTATTCGACAAGCCTCCTCTTTCTGAGACCGCGGCCCTTAAGAGCGCAGATGATGTTGAAAAGGAGGTTGCCGAAGAGCTCCCTACAGCTGACTCTTCTATTTTGGTTGAGCGTCCTTCTGAAGTTATTCCTGAAGATGCCCTTGGCGTGGATGATGTTCCTGAGAAAATGCTGTCTGCTGGAGAAGGAGATGCTTCTGTCACAGAGACTGCACCTTCTGCGGAGGAAGTGGTGTAG